One stretch of Pseudomonas azotoformans DNA includes these proteins:
- a CDS encoding nitrite/sulfite reductase has protein sequence MYVYDEYDQRIIEDRVKQFRDQTRRYLAGELSEEEFRPLRLQNGLYVQRFAPMLRVAVPYGQLTSRQTRMMAKIARDFDKGYAHISTRQNVQFNWPALEDVPDILAELATVQMHAIQTSGNCLRNVTTDQFAGVAADELIDPRPWCEIVRQWTTFHPEFAYLPRKFKIAINGSTSDRAAIEVHDIGLEPVHNAAGELGFRVLVGGGLGRTPVVGAFINEFLPWQDLLSYLDAILRVYNRYGRRDNKYKARIKILVKALTPEVFAQKVDAEMEHLRGGQTTLTEAEVHRVAKHFVDPEYKTLSNQDAELAALDKEHPGFARWRVRNTLAHKKPGYVAVTLSLKPTGVAPGDITDKQLDAVADLAERYSFGQLRTSHEQNIILADVEQSQLFTLWGELREGGFATPNIGLLTDIICCPGGDFCSLANAKSIPIAESIQRRFDDLDYLFDIGELDLNISGCMNACGHHHVGHIGILGVDKKGEEFYQVSLGGSASRDASLGKILGPSFAQEAMPEVIGKLIDVYIEQRTEDERFIDTYQRIGIDLFKERVYAANH, from the coding sequence ATGTACGTATACGACGAATACGATCAGCGCATCATCGAGGACCGCGTCAAGCAGTTCCGTGATCAGACCCGACGCTATCTGGCAGGTGAACTGAGCGAAGAAGAGTTCCGCCCTCTGCGCCTGCAAAATGGCCTTTATGTTCAGCGCTTTGCGCCGATGCTGCGGGTGGCCGTGCCCTACGGCCAGCTGACATCGCGCCAGACGCGCATGATGGCCAAGATTGCCCGTGACTTCGACAAAGGCTACGCCCACATCAGTACCCGCCAGAACGTGCAGTTCAACTGGCCGGCGCTGGAAGACGTGCCGGACATCCTGGCTGAACTGGCCACCGTGCAGATGCACGCCATTCAGACCAGCGGGAACTGCCTGCGCAACGTGACCACCGACCAATTCGCCGGGGTGGCCGCCGACGAGCTGATCGACCCACGCCCGTGGTGTGAAATCGTCCGTCAGTGGACCACCTTCCACCCCGAATTCGCCTACCTGCCGCGCAAGTTCAAGATCGCCATCAATGGCTCGACCTCGGACCGCGCTGCCATCGAAGTGCACGATATCGGCCTGGAGCCGGTGCACAACGCGGCCGGCGAGCTTGGCTTCCGTGTCCTGGTGGGGGGCGGCCTGGGCCGTACACCGGTGGTCGGCGCCTTTATCAATGAGTTCCTGCCGTGGCAGGACCTGTTGAGCTACCTCGACGCGATCCTGCGGGTCTACAACCGCTACGGCCGGCGCGACAACAAGTACAAGGCCCGGATCAAGATCCTGGTCAAGGCCCTGACCCCTGAGGTCTTCGCCCAGAAAGTCGATGCCGAGATGGAACACCTGCGCGGCGGCCAGACCACCCTGACCGAAGCCGAAGTGCACCGCGTCGCCAAACACTTCGTCGACCCCGAGTACAAGACCCTGAGCAATCAGGACGCCGAACTCGCAGCGCTGGACAAAGAACACCCAGGCTTTGCCCGCTGGCGTGTGCGCAATACCCTGGCGCACAAGAAGCCGGGCTATGTGGCGGTGACCCTGTCGTTGAAACCTACCGGCGTCGCGCCGGGCGATATCACCGACAAGCAGCTGGACGCCGTCGCCGACCTGGCCGAGCGCTACAGCTTCGGCCAACTGCGCACCTCCCACGAGCAGAACATCATTCTCGCGGACGTTGAGCAGAGCCAACTGTTCACCCTGTGGGGCGAGTTGCGCGAAGGCGGTTTCGCCACGCCGAACATCGGCCTGCTGACCGACATCATCTGCTGCCCGGGCGGCGATTTCTGCTCCCTGGCCAACGCCAAGTCGATCCCGATCGCCGAATCGATCCAGCGCCGTTTCGACGACCTGGACTACCTGTTCGACATCGGCGAGCTGGACCTGAACATCTCCGGCTGCATGAACGCCTGTGGTCACCACCACGTCGGCCACATCGGCATCCTGGGCGTGGACAAGAAAGGCGAAGAATTCTACCAAGTGTCCCTGGGTGGCAGCGCCAGCCGCGATGCGAGCCTGGGCAAGATCCTTGGCCCATCCTTCGCCCAGGAAGCCATGCCCGAGGTGATCGGCAAGCTGATCGACGTCTACATCGAACAGCGCACCGAAGATGAGCGTTTCATCGACACCTACCAGCGCATCGGCATCGACCTGTTCAAGGAGCGCGTCTATGCAGCGAATCATTAA
- a CDS encoding ABC transporter substrate-binding protein encodes MSKVLITCVWLLGSAYGAFAHATSVVFLNPGMSTETFWVSYAQFMQAGAKDLGLHLRVRYSERDADNTLRQAREALHGSERPDYLVLVNEQYVAPQILRMAQGSGVKLLMVNNALTADQVQLLGKGVDWLGSLVANDEQAGYLMLSDLLRQHGPVAPGAFIDLLAFSGTKTTPAAQLREQGLRRALAEHPEVRLRQLVYGEWSRQRAYEQATLLFKRYPQAALVWSANDEMALGAMQALQDSGRVPGKDALFGAANSSPDILRARLDGRLSTLVAGHFTLGGWAMVLINDDAKGVDIDAHGGRDRQEALFQLIDTTQAQRLLGPMAPVDFRALSAVGKPASYRYPFSLQLLLR; translated from the coding sequence ATGTCGAAGGTGCTGATTACGTGTGTGTGGTTGCTGGGCTCGGCGTACGGGGCATTCGCCCATGCCACGTCGGTGGTGTTTCTCAACCCGGGCATGTCGACGGAAACCTTCTGGGTCAGCTACGCGCAATTCATGCAGGCCGGGGCCAAGGACCTCGGGCTGCATCTGCGTGTGCGCTATTCAGAGCGCGACGCCGATAACACGCTGAGGCAGGCTCGTGAGGCGCTGCATGGCAGCGAGCGGCCGGATTACCTGGTACTGGTGAACGAGCAATACGTCGCGCCGCAGATCCTGCGCATGGCCCAGGGCAGCGGCGTGAAGCTGCTGATGGTGAACAACGCGCTGACCGCCGACCAGGTGCAGTTGCTGGGCAAGGGTGTTGACTGGCTTGGCAGCCTGGTGGCCAACGACGAGCAGGCCGGCTACCTGATGCTCAGCGACTTGCTGCGCCAGCATGGCCCGGTAGCCCCGGGTGCATTCATCGACCTGCTGGCGTTCTCCGGCACCAAGACCACCCCGGCTGCGCAGTTGCGTGAACAGGGCCTGCGCCGGGCCTTGGCCGAACACCCCGAGGTGCGCCTGCGCCAGTTGGTCTATGGCGAATGGAGCCGCCAGCGCGCCTACGAACAAGCCACGCTGCTGTTCAAACGCTACCCGCAGGCTGCGTTGGTGTGGTCGGCCAACGATGAGATGGCGCTGGGGGCCATGCAGGCATTGCAGGACAGCGGGCGTGTGCCGGGCAAGGATGCGTTGTTCGGTGCGGCGAACAGCTCGCCGGATATCCTGCGGGCACGGCTTGACGGTCGCTTGAGTACGCTGGTCGCGGGGCATTTCACCCTGGGCGGTTGGGCGATGGTACTGATCAACGATGATGCCAAAGGCGTGGATATCGACGCCCATGGTGGGCGTGACCGGCAGGAGGCGTTATTCCAACTGATCGATACGACCCAGGCGCAACGCCTGCTCGGCCCCATGGCGCCGGTGGATTTCCGCGCACTGTCAGCCGTCGGCAAGCCGGCGTCCTACCGATACCCCTTCAGCCTGCAACTGCTGCTGCGCTAG
- a CDS encoding DUF2970 domain-containing protein, translating to MDDPVNNKPPTFWQMLHSVVAAAFGVQSGKNRARDFTHGKPSHFVVLGILFTAVFALTLFGIVKLVLHLAGV from the coding sequence ATGGACGATCCAGTCAACAACAAGCCCCCTACCTTCTGGCAGATGCTGCACAGCGTGGTGGCGGCCGCATTTGGCGTGCAGAGCGGCAAGAACCGCGCCCGCGACTTCACCCACGGCAAGCCCAGCCATTTTGTGGTGCTGGGCATTCTGTTCACGGCAGTGTTTGCGTTGACGCTGTTCGGCATCGTCAAGCTGGTGCTGCACCTGGCGGGCGTCTAG
- the metH gene encoding methionine synthase, translating into MSDRSVRLQALHQALKERILILDGGMGTMIQSYKLEEEDYRGKRFADWPSDVKGNNDLLVITRPDVIGGIEKAYLDAGADILETNTFNATRISMADYGMEELAYELNVEGARLARKIADAKTAENPAKPRFVAGVLGPTSRTCSLSPDVNNPGYRNVTFDELVENYTEATKGLIEGGADLILIETIFDTLNAKAAIFAVQGVFEELNTELPIMISGTITDASGRTLSGQTTEAFWNSVAHAKPISVGLNCALGASELRPYLEELSNKANTHVSAHPNAGLPNEFGEYDELPSETAKVIEEFAQSGFLNIVGGCCGTTPGHIEAIAKAVAGYAPRVIPDIPKACRLSGLEPFTIDRSSLFVNVGERTNITGSAKFARLIREDNYTEALEVALQQVEAGAQVIDINMDEGMLDSKKAMVTFLNLIAGEPDISRVPIMIDSSKWDVIEAGLKCIQGKGIVNSISMKEGVEQFIHHAKLCKRYGAAVVVMAFDEAGQADTEARKKEICKRSYDILVNEVGFPPEDIIFDPNIFAVATGIEEHNNYAVDFINACAYIRDELPYALTSGGVSNVSFSFRGNNPVREAIHSVFLLYAIRNGLTMGIVNAGQLEIYDQIPAELRDAVEDVVLNRTPEGTDALLAIADKYKGDGSVKEAETEEWRGWDVNKRLEHALVKGITTHIVEDTEESRLSFARPIEVIEGPLMSGMNIVGDLFGAGKMFLPQVVKSARVMKQAVAHLIPFIELEKGDKPEAKGKILMATVKGDVHDIGKNIVGVVLGCNGYDIVDLGVMVPAEKILQVAKEQKCDIIGLSGLITPSLDEMVHVAREMQRQDFHLPLMIGGATTSKAHTAVKIEPKYSNDAVVYVTDASRAVGVATQLLSKELKAGFVERTREEYVEVRERTSNRSARTERLSYPAAIAKKPQFDWSSYTPVVPTFTGAKVLDNIDLKVLAEYIDWTPFFISWDLAGKFPRILDDEVVGEAATALYADAQEMLKKLIDEKLISARAVFGFWPTNQVQDDDLEVYGDDGQPIARLHHLRQQIIKTDGKPNFSLADFVAPKDSGVTDYIGGFITTAGIGAEEVAKAYQDAGDDYNSIMVKALADRLAEACAEWLHQQVRKEHWGYAKDEQLDNEALIKEQYSGIRPAPGYPACPDHTEKAQLFQLLDPEAREMQAGRSGVFLTEHYAMFPAAAVSGWYFAHPQAQYFAVGKVDKDQVTSYTARKGQDLSVTERWLAPNLGYDN; encoded by the coding sequence ATGTCCGATCGTAGCGTTCGTCTGCAAGCCCTTCATCAAGCCCTCAAGGAACGTATCCTGATCCTCGACGGCGGTATGGGCACGATGATCCAGAGCTACAAACTCGAAGAAGAAGACTACCGTGGCAAACGCTTCGCCGACTGGCCAAGCGACGTCAAGGGTAACAACGACCTGCTGGTAATCACGCGCCCGGACGTGATCGGCGGTATTGAAAAAGCCTACCTGGATGCCGGTGCCGACATCCTCGAAACCAACACCTTCAACGCCACCCGCATCTCCATGGCCGACTACGGCATGGAAGAACTGGCCTACGAGCTGAACGTAGAAGGCGCACGCCTGGCGCGCAAGATCGCCGACGCCAAGACCGCCGAGAACCCGGCCAAGCCGCGCTTCGTCGCCGGCGTGCTCGGCCCGACCAGCCGTACCTGCTCGTTGTCGCCGGACGTGAACAACCCCGGCTACCGCAACGTGACCTTCGATGAACTGGTGGAAAACTACACCGAGGCCACCAAGGGCTTGATCGAAGGCGGCGCCGACCTGATCCTGATCGAAACCATCTTCGACACCCTCAACGCCAAGGCCGCGATTTTCGCCGTGCAAGGTGTGTTCGAGGAGCTCAATACCGAACTGCCGATCATGATCTCCGGCACCATCACCGACGCCTCCGGTCGCACCCTGTCGGGCCAGACCACCGAAGCGTTCTGGAACTCGGTCGCCCACGCCAAGCCGATTTCAGTGGGCCTGAACTGCGCCCTGGGCGCCAGCGAACTGCGTCCGTACCTGGAAGAGTTGTCGAACAAGGCCAACACCCACGTGTCCGCGCACCCCAACGCCGGCCTACCCAACGAATTCGGCGAGTACGACGAACTGCCGTCGGAAACCGCCAAGGTCATCGAAGAGTTCGCCCAGAGCGGCTTCCTCAATATTGTCGGCGGCTGCTGCGGCACCACGCCAGGCCATATCGAGGCCATCGCCAAAGCCGTGGCCGGTTACGCGCCACGCGTGATCCCGGACATCCCCAAGGCGTGCCGCCTGTCGGGCCTGGAGCCGTTCACGATTGATCGCAGTTCGCTGTTCGTCAACGTCGGCGAGCGCACCAACATCACCGGCTCCGCCAAATTTGCCCGGCTGATCCGTGAAGACAACTACACCGAAGCCCTCGAAGTCGCCCTGCAGCAGGTGGAAGCCGGCGCCCAGGTGATCGACATCAACATGGACGAGGGCATGCTCGATTCGAAGAAGGCCATGGTGACCTTCCTCAATCTGATCGCCGGCGAGCCGGACATCTCCCGCGTGCCGATCATGATCGACTCCTCCAAGTGGGACGTGATCGAGGCTGGCCTCAAGTGCATCCAGGGCAAGGGCATCGTCAACTCCATCAGCATGAAGGAAGGCGTCGAGCAGTTCATCCACCACGCCAAGCTGTGCAAGCGCTACGGCGCGGCCGTGGTGGTGATGGCCTTCGACGAAGCCGGCCAGGCCGACACCGAAGCGCGCAAGAAAGAGATCTGCAAACGTTCCTACGACATCCTGGTGAATGAAGTCGGCTTCCCGCCGGAAGACATCATTTTCGACCCGAACATCTTCGCGGTCGCCACCGGTATCGAAGAGCACAACAACTACGCCGTCGACTTCATCAATGCCTGTGCCTACATCCGTGACGAGCTGCCGTATGCGCTGACCTCCGGCGGCGTGTCCAACGTGTCGTTCTCGTTCCGGGGCAACAACCCGGTGCGCGAGGCGATCCACTCGGTGTTCCTGCTGTATGCGATCCGCAATGGCCTGACCATGGGCATCGTCAACGCCGGCCAATTGGAGATCTACGACCAGATCCCGGCGGAGTTGCGCGACGCCGTGGAAGACGTGGTGCTCAACCGCACCCCGGAGGGAACCGACGCCCTCCTCGCCATTGCCGACAAATACAAGGGCGACGGTAGCGTCAAGGAAGCCGAGACCGAGGAATGGCGTGGCTGGGATGTGAACAAGCGCCTGGAGCACGCACTGGTCAAGGGCATCACCACGCATATCGTTGAAGACACCGAAGAGTCCCGGCTGTCGTTCGCGCGCCCGATCGAAGTGATCGAAGGCCCGCTGATGTCCGGTATGAACATCGTTGGCGACCTGTTCGGCGCCGGCAAAATGTTCCTGCCCCAGGTGGTGAAGTCCGCCCGGGTGATGAAACAGGCCGTGGCCCATTTGATCCCGTTCATCGAGCTGGAAAAAGGCGACAAGCCGGAAGCCAAGGGCAAGATCCTGATGGCCACGGTGAAGGGCGACGTGCACGACATCGGCAAGAACATCGTCGGCGTGGTGCTGGGTTGCAACGGCTATGACATCGTCGACCTCGGCGTGATGGTGCCGGCGGAGAAGATCCTGCAGGTGGCCAAGGAGCAGAAGTGCGACATTATCGGGCTGTCCGGCCTGATCACCCCGTCCCTGGACGAGATGGTGCACGTCGCCCGCGAAATGCAGCGCCAGGACTTCCACCTGCCGCTGATGATCGGCGGTGCGACCACCTCCAAAGCGCACACGGCGGTGAAGATCGAGCCCAAGTACAGCAATGATGCGGTGGTGTACGTGACCGACGCTTCGCGTGCGGTGGGCGTGGCCACGCAGCTGCTGTCCAAGGAACTCAAGGCCGGTTTTGTCGAGCGTACCCGCGAGGAGTACGTGGAAGTGCGTGAGCGCACCTCCAACCGCAGCGCCCGCACCGAACGCCTGAGCTACCCGGCCGCCATCGCCAAGAAGCCGCAGTTCGACTGGAGCAGCTACACGCCAGTGGTGCCGACCTTTACCGGCGCCAAGGTGCTGGACAATATCGACCTCAAGGTGCTGGCCGAGTACATCGACTGGACGCCGTTCTTTATCTCCTGGGACCTGGCCGGCAAGTTCCCGCGCATCCTCGACGATGAAGTGGTCGGCGAGGCCGCCACTGCGCTGTACGCCGATGCCCAGGAAATGCTCAAGAAGCTGATCGATGAAAAACTCATCAGCGCCCGTGCGGTGTTCGGCTTCTGGCCGACCAACCAGGTGCAGGACGATGACCTGGAAGTCTATGGCGATGACGGCCAGCCGATTGCCCGGTTGCACCACCTGCGCCAGCAGATCATCAAGACCGACGGCAAGCCGAACTTCTCCCTGGCCGACTTCGTGGCGCCCAAGGACAGCGGCGTGACCGACTACATCGGTGGCTTCATCACCACCGCCGGCATCGGCGCCGAAGAAGTCGCCAAGGCGTATCAGGACGCGGGCGACGATTACAACTCGATCATGGTCAAGGCCCTGGCCGACCGCCTGGCCGAGGCCTGCGCCGAATGGTTGCACCAGCAGGTGCGTAAAGAGCACTGGGGGTATGCCAAGGACGAGCAACTGGACAACGAGGCGCTGATCAAGGAGCAATACAGCGGCATCCGCCCTGCCCCCGGCTACCCGGCGTGCCCGGATCACACCGAAAAGGCCCAGTTGTTCCAACTGCTCGACCCCGAGGCCCGCGAGATGCAAGCTGGTCGCAGCGGTGTGTTCCTCACCGAGCACTACGCGATGTTCCCCGCGGCAGCGGTCAGCGGCTGGTACTTCGCCCATCCGCAGGCGCAGTACTTTGCCGTGGGCAAGGTCGACAAGGACCAGGTGACCAGCTACACGGCGCGTAAAGGCCAGGACCTGAGCGTGACCGAGCGTTGGCTGGCGCCGAACCTGGGTTACGACAACTGA